A DNA window from Ipomoea triloba cultivar NCNSP0323 chromosome 10, ASM357664v1 contains the following coding sequences:
- the LOC116032775 gene encoding 30S ribosomal protein S6 alpha, chloroplastic-like translates to MIMAASSIISPALTSTSSSSSKPPLTHSPPPLFLCFKISPTPSKPLLLHTRGKTCAALIVKAQTLEFSNSSFYEDGLGDDDDPPSIPGLGISDIEDKEEPQCPPGLRKYETMAVLRPDLSEDERLTLVQKYEELLVTGGGMYVEVFNKGIIPLSYNIRKKNKAGETNIYMDGIYLLFTYFTKPESMAALETAMKTDDDVIRSSSFKVRKRKY, encoded by the exons ATGATAATGGCGGCTTCTTCAATAATATCCCCAGCTCTCACCTCCACATCTTCCTCCTCTTCCAAACCACCACTAACCCACTCTCCCCCGCCTTTATTCCTCTGCTTCAAGATTTCCCCCACACCCTCAAAGCCTCTGCTTCTCCACACAAGGGGTAAGACTTGTGCGGCGCTGATAGTCAAGGCTCAGACCTTGGAATTTTCGAATTCTTCTTTCTACGAGGACGGTTTGGGAGACGACGACGACCCGCCGAGTATACCCGGGTTGGGCATTTCCGATATTGAAGATAAAGAGGAGCCCCAATGCCCTCCCGGTCTCAGGAAGTACGAGACCATGGCGGTTCTGAGGCCCGATTTGTCCGAAGACGAGCGCCTCACCCTTGTCCAGAAATACGAAGAG TTGCTTGTTACTGGTGGTGGTATGTATGTGGAGGTGTTCAACAAAGGGATTATTCCGCTTTCGTACAACATTAGGAAGAAAAACAAAGCGGGAGAGACCAACATATACATGGACGGGATCTACCTTTTATTCACCTATTTTACCAAACCTGAATCCATGGCTGCCCTCGAGACTGCAATGAAGACAGATGATGATGTTATCCGGTCGTCAAGTTTCAAGGTTAGGAAAAGGAAGTATTGA